The following coding sequences are from one Pseudonocardia sp. EC080619-01 window:
- a CDS encoding ATP-dependent DNA helicase, with the protein MTRAAAEQPSPRLVRAAPPPAPDRTWSGAAARVLAHERGPLRVLGGPGTGKTSLLLDAVVRRVRAGAPPGSLLLLVGSRRAAEELRGRLTALLTQGGDEIAGDFGVRTTRELLVRTVHSYAFGVLRLHAARHEDPPPRLLASAEQDVVVRELLAGEIESWNGSVPGSSWPERLDPALGLPGFAAELRELLLRAAERGLGPAELAGLGTAHGRDEWVAAARFFRTYEEVTLLRGAAGRSAPQATAPALDSAELVAAALDALAADPGLRDQERERVRHLLVDDAQDLDPQQMELVATLAADAESTLLAGDPDQAVLTFRGADPQGMNAIDAPTEVLTVDHRRQPGVRAAGLRLAEKLPGAGPARNRPGRAAGDQRPDGARTDDRPDEQADGAPADGSRAGAGGAADGTGAGAGRPVDGDGAGAGRPVGGGGMEARPTAEDAGDAVQVRVFGSPSAEAGWIADRLRRAHLVDGVPWSEMAVLSRSARRTLPALRRALAAAGVPIAAPPDEVPLPRQPAVVPLLLVLRAASRPSAIDADLATSLLTSPLGGGDPLRMRRLRRGLLRMHAAAGHDVRVVPDDDHPDPGEADPAVASSDPLLVAMLREAVGGRPDPLVMLSPAEAAPMRDVGWLLDTAARSIASGDSVEDTLWLVWRRTGLAKRWSDASARGGPGGAAADRDLDAVLALFDAAARYTDRLPGADVGGFLEYLADQQLPGETLAPQAPRGGAVELLSAHGSRGREWTVVAVPGVQEGLWPDLRLRGSLLGHEQLVDLVAGVAEPGSAVSRSAPLLAEERRLFHVACTRARSALLVSAVQGEDEQPSRFLDELDPRPADATEARPVHRPERSLVMAELVGELRRAVTAPDHGDPAQAARRRRAATQLARLAADGVPGARPDDWYGLAELSDHAPLRADGELVPISPSDVETIAGCPLRWVLSRHGGDESGALSAVTGSLVHALVQARAAGADAAELESALRSAWRRLDAGAPWFGRRELSRVRDMLTAFDDWVRRSRAEGLELVAVEQPVQLDLEGDPPPEGPGPSGDDNPDLLAPEPADGPGGGAARSARRVRLHGRVDRLERDDQGRPVVIDVKTGKTATSGRATAEHHQLAVYQLAASLGAFSELVGAGTGPGGGRLLFLADRKASGEAKEPAQSPLQPEEMGHWRDVLMTCAEDSAGAVFVARAGPDCDRCPVRTSCPAVETGRTVVDG; encoded by the coding sequence ATGACCCGAGCAGCCGCCGAGCAGCCGTCCCCGCGGCTGGTGCGCGCGGCCCCACCGCCCGCCCCGGACCGGACGTGGTCGGGCGCGGCCGCGCGGGTCCTCGCGCACGAGCGGGGGCCGTTGCGCGTGCTCGGCGGGCCGGGAACCGGGAAGACCAGCCTGCTGCTCGACGCCGTCGTCCGCCGGGTGCGGGCCGGTGCCCCGCCCGGTTCGCTGCTGCTGCTCGTCGGCAGCCGGCGGGCCGCGGAGGAGCTGCGCGGCAGGCTGACGGCGCTGCTCACCCAGGGCGGCGACGAGATCGCGGGCGACTTCGGCGTCCGCACCACGCGCGAGCTGCTGGTCCGCACGGTGCACTCGTACGCGTTCGGGGTGCTGCGGCTGCACGCGGCCCGGCACGAGGACCCGCCCCCGCGGCTGCTGGCGTCCGCCGAGCAGGACGTGGTGGTGCGCGAGCTGCTCGCCGGTGAGATCGAGAGCTGGAACGGCAGCGTGCCGGGATCGTCGTGGCCGGAACGGCTGGATCCGGCGCTCGGGCTGCCCGGGTTCGCCGCGGAGCTGCGCGAGCTGCTCCTGCGGGCCGCCGAGCGGGGGCTCGGGCCCGCGGAGCTCGCCGGGCTCGGCACGGCCCACGGCCGCGACGAGTGGGTGGCCGCGGCGCGGTTCTTCCGCACCTACGAGGAGGTCACCCTGCTGCGCGGGGCCGCGGGTCGCAGTGCCCCGCAGGCGACCGCTCCCGCGCTCGACTCGGCGGAGCTGGTCGCGGCGGCGCTGGACGCGCTCGCCGCCGATCCGGGCCTGCGCGACCAGGAGCGCGAGCGGGTGCGCCACCTCCTCGTCGACGACGCGCAGGATCTCGACCCGCAGCAGATGGAGCTGGTCGCGACACTGGCGGCGGACGCGGAGTCCACCCTCCTGGCCGGGGACCCGGACCAGGCGGTGCTGACGTTCCGTGGCGCGGACCCGCAGGGCATGAACGCGATCGACGCACCCACCGAGGTGCTCACGGTCGACCACCGCCGGCAGCCCGGTGTCCGTGCGGCGGGTCTGCGGCTCGCGGAGAAGCTGCCCGGCGCCGGCCCGGCACGGAACCGCCCCGGCCGCGCTGCCGGCGACCAGCGCCCGGACGGCGCCCGCACCGACGACCGCCCCGACGAGCAGGCCGACGGTGCACCGGCGGACGGGTCCCGGGCAGGCGCCGGTGGCGCGGCGGACGGGACCGGAGCAGGTGCCGGTCGGCCGGTGGACGGGGATGGAGCAGGCGCCGGTCGGCCGGTGGGCGGGGGCGGAATGGAGGCCCGCCCGACGGCGGAGGACGCCGGTGATGCGGTGCAGGTCCGCGTGTTCGGCTCCCCGTCGGCGGAGGCCGGGTGGATCGCCGACCGGCTCCGCCGCGCGCACCTCGTCGACGGCGTCCCGTGGTCGGAGATGGCGGTGCTGTCCCGATCGGCCCGCCGCACCCTGCCCGCTCTGCGGCGCGCCCTGGCGGCGGCCGGCGTCCCGATCGCGGCACCGCCGGACGAGGTGCCGCTCCCGCGCCAGCCCGCGGTGGTCCCGCTGCTGCTGGTGCTGCGGGCGGCGTCGCGCCCGTCCGCGATCGACGCCGACCTGGCGACGTCACTGCTCACCTCGCCGCTCGGCGGTGGTGACCCGCTGCGGATGCGACGGCTGCGGCGCGGCCTGCTGCGGATGCACGCCGCAGCGGGACACGACGTCCGCGTCGTCCCCGACGACGACCACCCGGATCCGGGGGAGGCCGACCCGGCGGTCGCGAGCAGTGATCCGCTGCTGGTCGCGATGCTGCGCGAGGCCGTCGGGGGGCGTCCGGACCCGCTGGTGATGCTCTCGCCCGCCGAGGCGGCCCCGATGCGCGACGTGGGGTGGCTCCTCGACACCGCGGCGCGGTCGATCGCGTCCGGCGACTCGGTCGAGGACACGCTGTGGCTGGTGTGGCGGCGGACCGGGCTGGCGAAGCGCTGGAGCGACGCGAGCGCCCGGGGCGGGCCCGGTGGCGCGGCCGCCGACCGGGACCTCGACGCCGTGCTCGCCCTGTTCGACGCCGCCGCCCGGTACACCGACCGGCTGCCGGGCGCCGACGTCGGCGGGTTCCTCGAGTACCTCGCCGACCAGCAGCTGCCCGGCGAGACGCTCGCCCCGCAGGCCCCCCGCGGCGGCGCCGTCGAGCTGCTCTCCGCGCACGGCTCGCGCGGTCGGGAGTGGACGGTCGTCGCGGTGCCCGGTGTGCAGGAGGGGCTGTGGCCGGACCTGCGCCTGCGGGGGAGCCTGCTCGGGCACGAGCAGCTCGTCGATCTCGTCGCCGGGGTCGCCGAACCCGGCTCGGCGGTCTCACGGTCGGCGCCGCTGCTCGCCGAGGAGCGCAGGCTGTTCCACGTCGCGTGCACGCGCGCCCGGTCGGCGCTGCTGGTCAGCGCGGTCCAGGGGGAGGACGAGCAGCCGTCGCGCTTCCTCGACGAGCTCGACCCCCGTCCCGCCGACGCCACCGAGGCCCGGCCTGTCCACCGTCCGGAACGGTCCCTGGTCATGGCGGAGCTGGTCGGTGAGCTGCGGCGGGCCGTCACGGCCCCCGACCACGGCGACCCGGCGCAGGCCGCGCGCCGGAGGCGGGCGGCGACGCAGCTGGCCCGGCTCGCCGCCGACGGGGTGCCCGGCGCCCGTCCCGACGACTGGTACGGCCTCGCCGAGCTCTCCGACCACGCCCCGCTGCGCGCCGACGGCGAGCTGGTGCCGATCTCCCCGTCGGACGTCGAGACCATCGCCGGGTGTCCGCTGCGCTGGGTGCTCTCCCGGCACGGCGGCGATGAGAGCGGGGCGCTGTCGGCGGTGACCGGATCGCTGGTGCACGCCCTGGTCCAGGCGCGCGCCGCCGGTGCCGACGCCGCGGAGCTGGAGTCGGCGCTGCGCTCGGCCTGGCGGCGGCTCGACGCGGGGGCCCCGTGGTTCGGCCGCCGGGAGCTGTCGCGGGTGCGGGACATGCTCACCGCGTTCGACGACTGGGTGCGCCGCAGCCGGGCCGAGGGGCTGGAGCTCGTCGCCGTCGAGCAGCCGGTGCAGCTCGACCTGGAGGGCGATCCCCCGCCGGAGGGCCCGGGGCCGTCCGGCGACGACAACCCCGATCTGCTCGCGCCCGAACCCGCGGACGGTCCCGGTGGTGGCGCCGCGCGGTCGGCCCGCCGGGTGCGGCTGCACGGCCGGGTGGACCGCCTCGAGCGCGACGACCAGGGCCGCCCGGTGGTGATCGACGTCAAGACCGGCAAGACGGCGACGTCGGGCCGGGCGACGGCCGAGCACCACCAGCTGGCGGTCTACCAGCTCGCGGCGTCGCTGGGTGCGTTCTCCGAGCTGGTCGGTGCCGGAACCGGTCCGGGTGGTGGCCGGCTGCTGTTCCTGGCCGACCGGAAGGCGAGTGGGGAGGCCAAGGAACCGGCGCAGTCGCCGCTGCAGCCGGAGGAGATGGGGCACTGGCGCGACGTGCTGATGACCTGCGCCGAGGACTCGGCCGGTGCGGTGTTCGTGGCGCGGGCCGGGCCCGACTGCGACCGGTGCCCGGTGCGGACGAGCTGCCCGGCCGTCGAGACCGGGCGGACCGTCGTGGACGGGTGA
- a CDS encoding MGMT family protein, protein MDEETVERVRDVVTSIPPGQTLSYGEVAELAGLRSARLVGRILAEDGHDLPWHRVLRADGRSAPHIAAEQAARLRAEGILMVDGRLPPEHRRR, encoded by the coding sequence GTGGACGAGGAGACCGTGGAACGGGTCCGGGACGTCGTGACGTCGATCCCGCCGGGCCAGACCCTCAGCTACGGCGAGGTCGCCGAGCTGGCCGGGTTACGGTCGGCACGGCTGGTCGGGCGGATCCTCGCGGAGGACGGCCACGACCTCCCCTGGCACCGAGTGCTCCGGGCGGACGGCCGGTCGGCCCCGCACATCGCGGCCGAACAGGCGGCCCGGCTACGGGCGGAGGGGATCCTGATGGTGGACGGCCGCCTGCCTCCCGAACACCGCCGCCGCTGA
- a CDS encoding DUF4190 domain-containing protein — MTSPAQPPFPPGPPYPPPHGWPVQRPQRNGLGTAALVLGILGALFSLIPIIGVIAWPMVVIGLVLGVLGIVRANAGKADNRGVAISGTVLSAFGLAFCLLYTVAFASAVSDSSSSTASATGGSAPSGPATAGVENADRTYSAPAPARPTSGAPGDTLTTRDGLELTTTPLRDRSDFMGPVRCTDVTYRNTGSGTASFNIWDWQLQDPDGVIRRISIGSDNDLSSGQLAPGGTVSGQVCFDAKADASGTWTVIYEGGLFSSEDLTWAG, encoded by the coding sequence GTGACCTCACCAGCGCAGCCGCCCTTCCCTCCCGGACCGCCGTACCCGCCGCCGCACGGCTGGCCCGTCCAGCGACCGCAGCGGAACGGGCTCGGCACCGCCGCGCTCGTGCTCGGCATCCTCGGCGCCCTGTTCTCGCTGATCCCGATCATCGGCGTGATCGCCTGGCCGATGGTGGTCATCGGGCTGGTCCTCGGGGTCCTGGGCATCGTGCGCGCGAACGCGGGCAAGGCCGACAACCGCGGAGTCGCGATATCCGGGACGGTGCTGTCGGCGTTCGGTCTGGCGTTCTGCCTGCTCTACACGGTCGCGTTCGCCTCGGCCGTCTCCGACAGCAGCTCGTCCACGGCCTCCGCCACGGGCGGGTCCGCGCCGTCGGGCCCGGCGACCGCGGGCGTCGAGAACGCGGACCGCACCTACAGCGCCCCCGCACCCGCACGGCCCACCTCGGGAGCCCCCGGCGACACCCTCACCACCCGGGACGGGCTCGAGCTCACCACCACCCCGCTCCGTGACCGCAGCGACTTCATGGGCCCGGTCAGGTGCACCGACGTCACCTACCGGAACACCGGCTCCGGCACGGCCAGCTTCAACATCTGGGACTGGCAGCTCCAGGATCCTGACGGGGTGATCCGCCGGATCAGTATCGGCAGCGACAACGACCTGAGCTCCGGGCAGCTCGCACCGGGCGGGACGGTGAGCGGTCAGGTCTGCTTCGACGCGAAAGCCGACGCGAGCGGCACCTGGACGGTCATCTACGAGGGCGGCCTGTTCAGCTCCGAGGACCTGACCTGGGCGGGCTGA
- a CDS encoding putative protein N(5)-glutamine methyltransferase: MSDLVARLRAAGCVFAEDEARLLAEAAAGTELDDLVRRRVAGEPLEHVLGWAAFDGARVRVASGVFVPRRRTEALVHAAVAGLGPGAVVVDLCCGCGAVGAAIARRVPVELYAADVDPVATACAATNLDGLGTVHTGDLFAALPATLRGRVAVLVANTPYVPAGAIAGMPPEARDHEPRVALDGGGDGLDPARRIAAGAPGWLAPGGTLLIETSAAQAPLLADVFAGHGLEVDTGHDDDRDATWVSGRLPS; this comes from the coding sequence GTGAGCGATCTCGTCGCGCGGCTGCGGGCCGCCGGTTGCGTGTTCGCCGAGGACGAGGCCCGGTTGCTCGCCGAGGCCGCCGCCGGCACCGAGCTGGACGACCTGGTCCGGCGCCGCGTCGCCGGTGAACCGCTGGAGCACGTCCTCGGCTGGGCCGCGTTCGACGGCGCCCGCGTCCGGGTGGCGTCGGGCGTGTTCGTCCCGCGGCGCAGGACCGAGGCCCTCGTGCACGCCGCCGTCGCCGGCCTGGGACCGGGCGCGGTGGTGGTGGACCTGTGCTGCGGCTGCGGGGCCGTCGGCGCCGCGATCGCCCGACGGGTCCCGGTGGAGCTGTACGCCGCCGACGTCGACCCGGTCGCCACCGCGTGCGCCGCGACGAACCTCGACGGACTCGGCACCGTGCACACCGGCGACCTGTTCGCCGCGCTGCCGGCGACGCTGCGCGGGCGGGTCGCGGTGCTGGTGGCGAACACCCCGTACGTCCCGGCCGGGGCGATCGCGGGCATGCCGCCGGAGGCCCGTGACCACGAACCCCGGGTCGCCCTCGACGGAGGTGGCGACGGCCTCGACCCGGCCCGGCGGATCGCCGCCGGGGCGCCGGGGTGGCTGGCCCCCGGCGGGACCCTGCTGATCGAGACGAGCGCGGCGCAGGCGCCGCTGCTGGCGGACGTGTTCGCGGGCCACGGCCTGGAGGTGGACACCGGTCACGACGACGACCGCGACGCGACCTGGGTCTCCGGCCGCCTGCCCTCCTGA
- a CDS encoding sirohydrochlorin chelatase, producing the protein MSRTGTTPPLLLVAHGSRSDAADAVVRSLASAVAEHGPQVEICYVDVRGPKVVDAVLALQDRGYDGAVVVPAFLASGYHVRVDLPAQLAEAGADPARFPTTPALGPDPLLASAALHRLRDAGYRDGDAVVLAAAGSSDPSAVAEVRAAAGMLSALVGRRVRTGFAATGTPTVSALVEGLHAAGEERVAVASWLLAPGVFQNRLLESGADVVGGPLGVHDDVVRAVLTRYSAGLATIARAA; encoded by the coding sequence ATGAGCCGCACGGGCACGACGCCGCCGCTGCTGCTGGTGGCGCACGGGTCGCGGTCCGACGCGGCCGACGCCGTCGTCCGGTCGCTGGCGTCGGCCGTCGCCGAGCACGGGCCGCAGGTGGAGATCTGTTACGTCGACGTCCGGGGGCCGAAGGTCGTCGACGCCGTCCTCGCGCTGCAGGATCGCGGGTACGACGGGGCGGTGGTCGTCCCGGCGTTCCTCGCCTCCGGCTACCACGTGCGCGTCGACCTGCCCGCGCAGCTCGCGGAGGCCGGTGCCGACCCGGCCCGGTTCCCGACGACGCCCGCGCTCGGCCCCGACCCGTTGCTCGCCTCGGCGGCGCTGCACCGGCTGCGCGACGCCGGCTACCGCGACGGTGACGCCGTCGTGCTCGCCGCCGCCGGGTCGTCCGACCCGTCCGCGGTCGCCGAGGTGCGTGCGGCCGCCGGGATGCTGTCGGCGCTGGTCGGTCGGCGGGTCCGGACGGGGTTCGCCGCGACCGGGACGCCGACCGTGTCCGCGCTGGTCGAGGGCCTGCACGCGGCGGGGGAGGAGCGGGTCGCGGTCGCGTCCTGGCTGCTCGCGCCCGGGGTCTTCCAGAACCGGCTGCTGGAGTCGGGGGCCGACGTCGTCGGTGGTCCGCTGGGCGTGCACGACGACGTCGTCCGCGCCGTGCTGACCCGGTACTCCGCAGGGCTCGCGACGATCGCGCGGGCCGCCTGA
- a CDS encoding uroporphyrinogen-III synthase: MTRPAAREAAHATEAAPPLAGFTIGITAARRAEELATMLERRGACIQHGAALRIVALADDHDLETRTRELVAAPPDITVATTGIGYRGWIEAADGWGLGEDLLTALGRSEMLARGPKARGAIRASGLVDAWSPESESTAEVLEHLLERGVEGRRIAVQLHGEPLPDVVEALELAGAEVVTVPVYRWAPPVDIAPLDRLIDATLAGGIDVLSFTSAPAAAGILSRAAERGVRDELLTALRGPVLTLCVGPVTAAPLEALDVPTVQPQRSRLGAMVRTCESVAPARARRLPVAGHLLELRGHAVLVDGRLCPLPPTPMTLLRVLARRPGRVVSRAELLAAQPGGAGDEHAVENAIARLRAALGVPGLVQTVVRRGYRLALEPGHEGHCADVPGDER; the protein is encoded by the coding sequence GTGACCCGCCCCGCCGCCCGAGAGGCTGCCCACGCCACGGAGGCCGCGCCCCCGCTGGCGGGGTTCACGATCGGGATCACCGCTGCCCGCCGGGCCGAGGAGCTCGCCACGATGCTGGAGCGTCGCGGTGCCTGCATCCAGCACGGCGCCGCCCTGCGCATCGTCGCGCTCGCCGACGACCACGACCTGGAGACGCGCACCCGCGAACTCGTCGCGGCCCCGCCGGACATCACCGTCGCGACGACGGGCATCGGCTACCGCGGCTGGATCGAGGCCGCCGACGGCTGGGGCCTCGGCGAGGACCTCCTCACCGCGCTCGGCCGGTCGGAGATGCTGGCCCGCGGCCCGAAGGCGCGCGGGGCGATCCGCGCGTCCGGCCTGGTCGACGCCTGGTCACCCGAGTCCGAGTCGACCGCCGAGGTGCTGGAGCACCTCCTCGAACGTGGCGTCGAGGGCCGCCGGATCGCCGTCCAGCTGCACGGCGAGCCGTTGCCGGACGTCGTCGAGGCCCTCGAGCTCGCCGGGGCCGAGGTCGTCACGGTGCCGGTGTACCGGTGGGCGCCGCCCGTCGACATCGCCCCGCTGGACCGGCTGATCGACGCCACCCTGGCCGGTGGGATCGACGTCCTGTCCTTCACCAGCGCACCCGCCGCGGCCGGGATCCTGTCCCGCGCCGCCGAGCGGGGCGTGCGCGACGAGCTGCTGACCGCGTTGCGCGGCCCGGTGCTGACGCTGTGCGTCGGCCCGGTGACGGCGGCGCCGCTGGAGGCGCTGGACGTGCCGACCGTGCAGCCGCAGCGCTCCCGCCTCGGCGCGATGGTCCGGACCTGCGAGTCCGTCGCCCCGGCCCGGGCACGCCGGCTGCCGGTCGCCGGGCACCTGCTGGAGCTGCGCGGGCACGCGGTGCTCGTCGACGGGCGGCTGTGCCCGCTCCCGCCGACGCCGATGACACTCCTGCGTGTCCTGGCCCGGCGGCCCGGGCGGGTCGTGTCCCGCGCGGAGCTGCTCGCGGCCCAGCCCGGCGGGGCCGGTGACGAGCACGCCGTGGAGAACGCGATCGCCCGGCTGCGCGCCGCCCTCGGCGTCCCCGGGCTGGTCCAGACCGTCGTCCGCCGCGGCTACCGGCTGGCACTGGAACCCGGGCACGAGGGGCACTGCGCCGACGTGCCGGGGGACGAGCGATGA
- the nirD gene encoding nitrite reductase small subunit NirD: MTALDASPTTTPADLTEQPTAWLTVCPLDRLWPDRGAAALVGDVQVALFRRSGDTVHAVGNIDPFTGAGVMSRGLVGDRGGEPTVASPIHKQVFSLRDGRCLDDDGVSLPAFAVRVVGGSVQVGLR, translated from the coding sequence ATGACCGCACTCGACGCGTCCCCCACCACCACGCCCGCCGACCTCACCGAGCAGCCCACCGCCTGGCTGACGGTCTGCCCGCTGGACCGGCTGTGGCCCGACCGGGGCGCCGCCGCGCTCGTCGGCGACGTCCAGGTCGCGCTGTTCCGCCGGTCCGGCGACACCGTCCACGCGGTCGGCAACATCGACCCCTTCACCGGGGCGGGGGTCATGTCCCGCGGGCTGGTCGGGGACCGCGGCGGCGAGCCGACCGTCGCGTCGCCGATCCACAAGCAGGTGTTCTCCCTGCGCGACGGCCGCTGTCTCGACGACGACGGTGTGAGCCTCCCCGCGTTCGCGGTCCGCGTCGTGGGCGGATCGGTGCAGGTCGGGCTACGGTGA
- the nirB gene encoding nitrite reductase large subunit NirB, producing MSRLVVVGNGMVGHRLVSAMRDRDTAGTWEITVLGEETRRAYDRVALSSYVDGRSEEELRLDDDGLRGDPLVTYHLGDAVSRIDRDARRVTTASGRTFDYDALVLATGSYPFVPPVDGRDLPGCFVYRTLDDLDAISGAAAAAVATTAPGRRSAVVVGGGLLGLEAARAMRLLGLSPQVVEIAPRLMPVQVDDGGGALLRSLVESQGIAVRAGVSLTGVARDRDRLVATLSDGVELDADVVVFSAGIRAADQLARDSGLPVGERGGVLVDDRCRTSDDAVWAIGECAALEGRTYGLVAPGYAMAEVVADRLLGGPARMTPEELDMSTQLKLLGVDVASFGDAHASTEGALEIVVNDPVAGTYSKLVVSDDASTLLGGVLVGDASRYGVLRPLVGAQLPDDPVTLISKGGAEPDASALPDSAQICSCNAVTKGDLCTAIHDGAHDVPALKACTRAGTTCGSCVPTLKRILEQEGVEVSKALCEHFDHSRAELFQIVAGAGITSFSALVESHGRGSGCDICKPVVASILATLYNGHVLDAERASLQDTNDHFLANLQRNGTYSVVPRIAGGEVTAEGLIVIGEVARDFGLYTKITGGQRIDMFGARVEDLPAIWTRLVDAGFESGHAYGKSLRTVKSCVGTTWCRYGVQDSVGMAVELELRYRGLRSPHKLKSGVSGCARECAEARSKDFGVIATEQGWNLYVGGNGGFTPRHAELLVSDVDSETLIRTIDRFLMFYVRTADRLQRTAPWIESMEGGLDHLRSVIVDDSLGICADLDAAMERHVDSYADEWAGVLADPEKLSRFVSFVNAPEAPDPTIRFVEERGQNVPAPGRPDEPVLIGLPEVSPR from the coding sequence ATGAGCCGTCTGGTGGTCGTCGGGAACGGCATGGTCGGGCACCGCCTGGTGTCGGCGATGCGCGACCGGGACACCGCGGGCACCTGGGAGATCACCGTCCTCGGCGAGGAGACCCGCCGGGCGTACGACCGGGTCGCGCTCTCCTCCTACGTCGACGGGAGGTCCGAGGAGGAACTGCGCCTCGACGACGACGGGCTGCGCGGCGACCCGCTCGTCACCTACCACCTCGGCGACGCCGTCTCCCGGATCGACCGCGACGCCCGCCGCGTCACCACCGCGTCGGGCCGCACGTTCGACTACGACGCGCTGGTGCTCGCCACCGGCTCGTACCCGTTCGTCCCGCCGGTCGACGGCCGTGACCTGCCCGGATGCTTCGTCTACCGCACGCTCGACGACCTCGACGCGATCTCCGGTGCCGCCGCTGCCGCGGTCGCGACGACCGCGCCCGGGCGGCGCTCGGCCGTCGTCGTCGGGGGTGGGCTGCTCGGTCTGGAGGCCGCGCGGGCGATGCGGCTGCTGGGCCTGTCGCCGCAGGTCGTCGAGATCGCGCCGCGGCTGATGCCCGTCCAGGTCGACGACGGCGGCGGCGCGCTGCTGCGGTCGCTCGTCGAGTCGCAGGGCATCGCGGTCCGCGCCGGAGTCTCGCTGACCGGCGTCGCCCGGGACCGCGACCGGCTGGTCGCGACGCTGTCCGACGGTGTCGAGCTGGACGCCGACGTCGTCGTCTTCTCGGCGGGCATCCGCGCCGCCGACCAGCTCGCGCGGGACAGCGGCCTGCCGGTCGGGGAGCGCGGCGGTGTCCTGGTCGACGACCGCTGCCGCACCTCCGACGACGCCGTGTGGGCGATCGGCGAGTGCGCCGCGCTCGAGGGGCGCACCTACGGGCTCGTCGCCCCCGGCTACGCGATGGCCGAGGTCGTCGCGGACCGGCTGCTCGGCGGTCCGGCGCGGATGACGCCCGAGGAGCTCGACATGTCCACCCAGCTCAAGCTGCTGGGTGTCGACGTCGCCAGCTTCGGTGACGCGCACGCGTCCACCGAGGGCGCGCTGGAGATCGTCGTCAACGACCCGGTCGCGGGGACGTACTCGAAGCTCGTGGTGTCCGACGACGCGTCGACGCTGCTGGGCGGGGTCCTCGTCGGTGACGCGTCCCGCTACGGCGTGCTGCGCCCGCTGGTCGGCGCGCAGCTCCCGGACGACCCGGTCACGCTGATCTCGAAGGGCGGTGCCGAGCCGGACGCGTCCGCGCTGCCGGACTCCGCGCAGATCTGCTCGTGCAACGCCGTCACCAAGGGCGACCTCTGCACCGCCATCCACGACGGCGCGCACGACGTCCCGGCGCTGAAGGCGTGCACCCGGGCCGGCACGACGTGCGGGTCCTGCGTCCCCACCCTGAAGCGGATCCTGGAGCAGGAGGGCGTCGAGGTCTCGAAGGCCCTGTGCGAGCACTTCGACCACTCCCGCGCCGAGCTGTTCCAGATCGTCGCCGGGGCCGGGATCACCTCGTTCTCCGCCCTGGTGGAGTCGCACGGCCGCGGCAGCGGCTGCGACATCTGCAAGCCGGTCGTCGCGTCGATCCTGGCGACGCTCTACAACGGGCACGTCCTCGACGCCGAGCGCGCCTCGTTGCAGGACACCAACGACCACTTCCTGGCGAACCTGCAGCGCAACGGCACCTACTCGGTGGTCCCGCGGATCGCGGGCGGAGAGGTGACGGCGGAGGGCCTGATCGTGATCGGCGAGGTGGCCCGCGACTTCGGGCTCTACACCAAGATCACCGGCGGGCAGCGGATCGACATGTTCGGGGCCCGGGTGGAGGACCTCCCGGCGATCTGGACGCGGCTGGTCGACGCCGGGTTCGAGTCCGGGCACGCGTACGGCAAGTCGCTGCGCACCGTGAAGTCGTGCGTCGGGACGACCTGGTGCCGCTACGGCGTGCAGGACTCGGTCGGGATGGCCGTCGAGCTGGAGCTCCGCTACCGGGGCCTGCGCTCGCCGCACAAGCTCAAGTCCGGCGTCTCCGGATGCGCCCGGGAGTGCGCGGAGGCCCGGTCCAAGGACTTCGGCGTGATCGCGACCGAGCAGGGCTGGAACCTCTACGTCGGCGGCAACGGCGGCTTCACCCCACGGCATGCCGAGCTCCTGGTCTCCGACGTCGACTCCGAGACCCTGATCCGGACCATCGACCGGTTCCTCATGTTCTACGTCCGCACCGCCGACCGGCTGCAGCGCACCGCGCCGTGGATCGAGTCGATGGAGGGCGGGCTCGACCACCTGCGCTCGGTGATCGTCGACGACTCGCTCGGCATCTGCGCGGACCTCGACGCCGCCATGGAGCGCCACGTCGACTCCTACGCCGACGAGTGGGCCGGCGTCCTCGCCGACCCGGAGAAGCTGTCCCGCTTCGTCTCCTTCGTGAACGCACCGGAGGCGCCCGACCCGACGATCCGGTTCGTGGAGGAACGGGGCCAGAACGTGCCCGCGCCCGGCCGGCCGGACGAACCCGTGCTCATCGGACTCCCGGAGGTGTCCCCGCGATGA